CACATCGCACAATCCACGAATATTCACAGCACTCCGTAtaataacataacctcaaacgtaaatattttcatataaatttaaaataggAAACGTATTAAATTTATTCGATCATTGAGCGTTATCTAAATGCATGATTATGGTCTGCATCtctatacattttatttattttgataaagagcTGACAcgttattttgagaaaaaaattagtaaacaaAAAGTTCACTGCACTATTTAACAGGTTGTTTCACGCATGCCAAAAATTAATTCGTGCTTCATCGACGTATAGTCCTGCTATCACTTCCTTTTATTAAACTAGAAACTGATAATAGTTgaatacattattattttttacaaaaacaggtTGTAAACACTGTTAAATCGACGGTACACTTTTTCCTCAGAGGTGGAAGTTGGTAAATGGAACTTCGATCTGTAACACCCGATTCACTAACGTTCACTCGCTAACAATAGTTTCAGATTGCAATAAAATTTCTCAATAACTAATCACAATCACTTTACTGCTATTGCAAAAGAAGCACAGCTTTCGTCTCTAATAGCAGATTGCGGCCATCTTCTTAGCGTGCCAGGGTGACCACCTAATTAATGTCAAATAATAGCGATCTTAATATATAGGCAACCAGTTTTATACAGAAAGATCGATTTTATTTGAGTTTATTAGGTGATAGTAACTCAAACCCTTGATCACATTTACGGGGTTGATATTTTTGTTgcctttcttttattttgtaacCGTTCATTTCACAACCGTTTTTCGGCAAACCTtctcatttcaatatttcactaACCCCCGGGTGTTATGTGACCTGTTATTTTTGAAGTTGGTACCATTTTTAagttatgtcaaaaaataatacCTTCAAggttataaacaaataatgttaaaaGTGACCCCAAATATTAGCACTATGACCAAAATTGCGATGAGAATCCAACAAAAACTTCAAACTCATTTAGAAGCACAACATTTACAAGTGATAAATGAATCTTACATGCACAATGTTCCCAAAGGATCGGAGACTCACTTTAAAGTAGTagttgtttcaaataaatttacaaatgtACCATTAATAAAAAGACATAGAGCGATAACTGATGTGCTGAAAGAAGAATTAAACAATGGAGTTCACGCTCTTTCTGTGGAAGCTAGAACACCTGAAGAATGGGAGAAAAGCACAAAAAGTGTACAACCTAGTCCGTCATGTTTAGGAGGA
This genomic interval from Diorhabda sublineata isolate icDioSubl1.1 chromosome 7, icDioSubl1.1, whole genome shotgun sequence contains the following:
- the LOC130446601 gene encoding DNA-binding transcriptional regulator BolA, translated to MLKVTPNISTMTKIAMRIQQKLQTHLEAQHLQVINESYMHNVPKGSETHFKVVVVSNKFTNVPLIKRHRAITDVLKEELNNGVHALSVEARTPEEWEKSTKSVQPSPSCLGGFGK